AGCCTCCGGACGAGTGGCTGGCGTATCCCCCGACGCTGTGGCCGCGACGGCCCACTGTGACCAACTACCAGGTCCTGTTCCAGGTGGGTAATCCGGTCGGAACGATTGCGGCCATGACGCGCTCGGCCGAGCCCGTCATGCCGGCTGTCGTGAACAGCCTGATCATCGCCCCCATCGCGACGGCCATTTCGGTGGCGATCGGAACGGCGGCGGCTTACGCCGTCTCGCGGTACCGCACCGGCGGGCCCATGATGCCGTTTCTCACGCTGACGACGCGGATGTTCCCGCCGGTCGCGTTCGCCGTTCCCCTGCTGGTTTATTATCGGAGCCTGGGACTCATCGATTCCAGGCTTGGCCTGGTACTCATGTACAGCGCGTTTACCGTTGCGTTCTCACTCTGGATGATGCGGGGTTTCTTCGACGGCGTTCCGCGGCACATCGAAGAGGCCGCTATGCTGGACGGCGCCAGCCCGTGGAGGGTCTTCTTCACCATGAGCCTTCCGCTGGTGAAGGGAGGCCTTGCCGCCACTGCGCTGTTCGTGTTCATCCTCAACTGGACCGAGTTCCTCTTTGCCCTGATCTTCACAAGCCGGCAGGCCGTGACGCTGCCGGTGCAGGTCAGCCGGTACGTGGGGGCCATCGGGCGCTTCTACGGGCCCCAGGCGGCCCTCGGGATAGTGGCCTCCATCCCGCCGGTGGTGGCCGGATACCTGATTCAGCGCCACCTGGTCCGCGGGTTCACTTTCGGGCTCGTGAAATGAGGGGCCTGTAGCGGGTATGAGCAGGG
This Bacillota bacterium DNA region includes the following protein-coding sequences:
- a CDS encoding carbohydrate ABC transporter permease, whose product is MSGGPQSSQLVSAPAAELAPAHARRGRVAGLLAVVAAFISLIPVLWVLSISIKPPDEWLAYPPTLWPRRPTVTNYQVLFQVGNPVGTIAAMTRSAEPVMPAVVNSLIIAPIATAISVAIGTAAAYAVSRYRTGGPMMPFLTLTTRMFPPVAFAVPLLVYYRSLGLIDSRLGLVLMYSAFTVAFSLWMMRGFFDGVPRHIEEAAMLDGASPWRVFFTMSLPLVKGGLAATALFVFILNWTEFLFALIFTSRQAVTLPVQVSRYVGAIGRFYGPQAALGIVASIPPVVAGYLIQRHLVRGFTFGLVK